Within the Nerophis ophidion isolate RoL-2023_Sa linkage group LG01, RoL_Noph_v1.0, whole genome shotgun sequence genome, the region ctacatagaggtttttgttccatgtctctacgacattcctaactgaagttacgagcaatctgtttttttaattttcctagggggcgctagagcgcatttttcatttttggggtttggtttttttattaggtggcaattttcgccagttctgatgagtgtgtgaaatttggtgagttttggagcatggtcagtgggtcaaattaaggttcaaagaggcggcgggataataataataataataataaaacgtagcagattcaatagggtcctttgccataggcagggcggaccctaataatccAAACAAGTACATCAACAcagccagggggttgtaaactcaataaggTCATTAAACTCAATAAGGtcattaaaatacaatacaaaatatgtgcagccctttgagacactcgtcatttagggctatataaataaactttgattgattgaacaataaTTTCTCAACCATTTTAATGTCCCTGTGACCATAGATgctgatctacatttctgccagttttagtgttgtcccgataccaatattttggtacccgtaccaaaagtatttcgatagttttcaatacttttctaaataaagagggccacaaaaaatgtcattattggctttactttAACAAACAAATGTTTAGGGTACATCAAACTtatcttttttattgtaatttagtccttaaataaaatagtgagcctactagtcttttagtagtaaataaacaaacaaagactcctaattagtctgcagtaacatattgtgtcatttatacacctattattttatacacattatgagggacaagtggtaaaaaatgaattattaatccacttgttcattcactgttaacatctgcttattttctgtttcaccgtgttctatctacacttctgttcaaatgtaataatcacttagtcttctcttctttgatactttacattagttttggatgataccacacatttaggtatcgatccgataccaagtagttacaggggacgtccattctccactgttgccatttctaatataaagtagtgtaaagttcttacttatatctgtcggttAAAATCGCTATGAAAGTGTTAAAACATagcggtatagtgagtttacattattcaaccAAGGAAATGTAGTTATTAAGGAGTTTCCCGTCGGATGTTTTTTAACAGGAGACATTCCCGGTCTTGTTCTCTTCGgacgttattgattgaagtaaaatctgaatgtcattaaaacagttaacgccatctttcgacacttcttccactcccgtccttgcacgctacaccgctacatcaaagatgacggggagaagacgctgccgaaggtgagccacgtaaataagaccgcccacaaaacggtgcatccggaagcggcttgaagatgatgtgtaaaacatcatctaagcaacattttgaccaaataaccacagTTGAGtattaaactgttttttttttggatatTGACCACGTTGGGGTTCCGGTCAGAGAACACACCGTCATCATTTGGACTCTTTCAACTTTAATGGTGCATATTGGGTTATATTAGGTGCAGTTAGTATCTGTGAACCACAAACAAACACCCATCAACATTTatgtaatttatttaaacaacaatatatatatatattatgcctaTAGATATGCTCTAAGTAAAGTACTAGAGACATAATATATTGCATTTTCACAATGGGAGATGTTAGCTTGTAGCATTCTGACAACACAgcactaataatattaataaaacaccagtaaatgttacacaaacacagtgatgtctattaataaactaaatgatCCTTATATAATAATCAACATACATCGTCAAGGACTAGAGCACAGATTAAACATAACagagaaacaagtcagcacacattaacacacgtcAAACGTGAAGTGGAAGTGACACCTACAGGAAGGAAGCAGAAGTGACACTGTCAAGAAATGCTTCAAAGTAAAGTATTTGAAACGTAAATAACATGGATAATTCTTAACAACCACCATTGccattatgtagaccacaaggaagtattttacatttagaaacaaataataattaaagctgcaagcagcgttggtcgggcccgcctttggctgctgccgctgAGACTCAAGCCCtggacctacatagaagtttttttcatgtctctacgacattcctaacagaagttacaagcagttttatctgtgttttttcttagggggcgctagagcgcacttttgatttttggggtttgtttttttattagatggcaattttcgccagtcctaatgtgtgtgtaaaatttggtgagttttgaagcatgttaagggggtgaaattacagattgttttttctggatgttgttgataaatggctttcgctttgcatagtagtgctttaacttgcaccttgaagcattttaagagggtcaaattacagttcaaagaggcaaaaattacattttttaggaaaatgtgcgcaggtttttttgatggtgcgtaaaatccaaaccggagcagtaatcaaaactctttcgataacttttgattagaagggttcaaactctctcctgtgcgagtttgaagttgaaacaacaaacacgctcagaggagataatgtttgaaaaaggtgacgggtgtttacaaaacttttattttgaaggggtcatttttaatttcctgttgatttttgctgaaggatgttgatcatcaaaatgtaggtctaggtgagacctacatgcaggtttttgtttcatgtctttccgacattcctacgggaagttacaagcagttttgtctgtgttttcttcctaggagcagttttttctgtgttttattcaaaaattgcgctagagcgcaattttgtgttttggttttttcattatatcgcaatttttgccagtccttatgtgtgtgtcaagtttagtgagttttgaagcattttaagggggtcaaattacagctcaaaggggcaaaaatagcattttttgcgaaaattttgctttgaaggagttattgccaacttcctgttgatttttgctatagaagtttggattgggaaatgtaggtctaagtcagacctacatagaggtttttgtttcatgtctctacgacattcctaacggaagttacaagcagtctggtttttttttcctagggggcgctagagcgcatttttgatttttggggtttggtttttctaTTAGATGGCAaatttcgccagttctgatgagtgtgtgaaatttggtgagtttttaagcatgttcagggagtcaaattacagttcaaagaggcgtcggaataataataaataaagaataataaaacgcacgaaaaacaatatgtcctttggccattgccaaaggactcaatgggccatgcgggccctaattaaagctgcaagcagcgatagaCAGGaggactgctttggctgctgcccccacgacccaagcccggataagcgttagctagccggcagccatcttaacaaatatttcacacgagGGCGAAGCACGACTAATTTTAATAttagtcaaatattttgtcactgtttatgccatttataagattacatactgggagcgctaggaaaaaataaaaaaaaccgtCTATCTCTCTATGTGAGAGCACGCCGGCCATCTAAGAAATGTTTTTCCTGCCCAGCGGTTCTTTAAAGGCTAATAAACTCCTAACCggaccattcattgtctttaccgtagtataaaaagtgcagatggctttaaaacttcacaacagtcaggcactatatgtaagtacccaaaataaagaatgtcggacgcttgtttttacgatatgcaggcaaaggacaactttaaaatatACCGGCTAAGCTACGGCACCTAGCAGGCATTTTGGtgtagacgatcacagcccctacCCCACGAATattggtgcgtgcgcaacagcagcagacggtaggggaaaaaagagaaaaaaaacgtctccctcactctttgaaatggttttcagtgcACCGGTTCTTTGAAAGCTGATCAAATCAAAACCGCAGCAGTGATTAAAATTAtgtcatcaacttttaatcagaagggttccatctctcttctcttgcttatttgaagccggaacgacaaacggcctcagaggggatgatgtttgaaaaaaagcgatttttttttttttttttttttttttttagccaacttttgtattgaagggggaattgcaaacttcctgtttattttagctgggaggtaagagtgtatgaaatataggtctaactgagacctacatagtggtttttgtttcatgtttccacgacgttcctactggaagttaaagacagttttgtctgtgttttctcccttgggggcgctagagcgcaaatttgGTTTTTGGTTTTTtggatacatcacaattttcgccagtcctgaagtgtgttataaatttggtgagttttgaagcatgttaagggggtcaaattacagctcaaagaggcggcggtataataaagaataataataaaagcttagaaattcaatagggtcctctgtcccaaagggacatcggtccctaatgagacccctttaatgcgccttatgtatgaaaataaacctgactagacccgctcatcggcagagCACCTTTTATTCCAATGCGCCCTCTGGTCCGTAAAATACGTTAAGTGCTTTGCCGCGACCACATttttagggcccgcatggccAAAGGACGTATTGTTTTTCgtccgttttattattattctttattattattccgccgcctctttgaactgtaatttgacccgcttaaaatgcttcaaaactcaccaaatttcacacactcatcagaactggcaaaaattgccatctaataaaaaaccaaaccccaaaaatcaaaaatgcgctctagcgccccctacgaaaaaaacaaaaacagactgcttgtaacttccgttagcaatgttgtagagacatgaaaccaaaacctctatgtaggactgacttagacctagatttcataattttactttatacggcaaaaatcccccaaaatttggcaaaaaccccttcaaagcaaaatttgccccaaaaaatgctatttttgcctctttgcgctgtattttgaccctctcaaaatgcttcaaaactcaccaaacttgacacacacatcaggactggcaaaaattgcgatctagtaaaaaaaacaaaccccaaaaatcaaaattgcgctctaacgcaatttttgaataaaacacagaaaaaactgctcctaggaagaaaacacagaaaaaactgcctgtaacttccggtaggaatgttggagagacatgaaacaaaaacttccatgtaggtctcacttagacctatattttaatgattaacatccttcagcaaaaatcaacaggaagttggaaattaccccttcaaaacaaaagttttgtaaaaacccgtcaacttttcttcaaacattatctcctctgagcccgtttgtcgtttcggcttcaaactcgcacaggagagagtttgaacccttctgattaaaagttatcgcaaaagttttgattactgctccagttttgattttatgacccttcaaatatcaactgcgctgatgctgctgcgctgctgttgtctcaagatggctactaccactggacaaatgtattgggacacttaggactaacactaggcaaaagtattgggacacttatggctaacggtagacaatgacaatgtgaaatggaaaaatggaattaaatcttttttgtcctcaaaattctacacacaataccctataataatagcagctactatccatgcttctaccgcttatccgggtttgggtcgcgggggcagcagccaaaggcgggcccgcccaacgctgcttgcagctttaattgttttTGTATCTTGAACTGAAATGTTGTCCATTTGTGGAGTATCCATATTTGATGGCTAATTGAATATTTGACATGTGTGAGATAAAGTGTGTTTGCGTCCTACAGACGAAGAAGAACATCCCCATCGGTCTCAGAGGGGGGCTTACACTTTCAAgcaggaggagccacagcccccccacattaaagaggaagaggaggaactctcgATCTCTCAGGAGGAAGAGTGTGGACCTGAAGAGGCTGATCTCACCAAGTTGCAACTGAGAGTTATCTCTGTGAAGACCGAAGACCGTGAAGAGAAACCACCCGAGTCCTCGCAGCCTCGTCGCAGTCCAAGTGAGGAGAACGCAGGGGCGGAGCCTCCAGGCTGCAGCTCGTCACGACCCGTGACAACAGAAGCTGAGGCAAGCAACCGTGACGGGAACGGCGCCCAAGAACCTTTGAGCAACGACACATACCGTGACGGCGACCTCAGGACTCAAACTGACGACAAAGCTTCTAAATGCTGCAAAAAGAGGAGAGGTAAAAAATGTTTGACCTGCCCACTTTGTGGCAAACACTTTTCTTACGAGTGcgatttgactcaacacatgagaactcaCACGGCGGAAAAACCATTTAAGTGTCCGGTTTGCAGTAGAGGCTTTACTCAGAAAATTAAAATGAAATCACACATGAGAAATGTCCACGCGGAAAAAATTTACAGTTGCTCAGTTTGCCGGGAAGAGTTTTTCTTTAAGATCCAGTTGACTCGACACTTGAAACATCACAAAGAAATACCTGTCAGTTGTTCTGTTTGCGGCGAAATATTCCCTCGCGGTGCCGATCTGGTGTCACATGTGGCGATTCACGAAAACGAAACGTCTTTTAAATGCTCAGTCTGTGATAAGAGCTTCTCCACGTTGGCCCAGTTCGACACGCACGTGAGAACTCACACGAGAGAGAGGCCCAGTTGCTCGCTTTGTGCTAAAACCTTTTGTAACAGAGACTCTCTGAAGTCACACATGAAAACGCACACCAAGGAAAAACCCTTCCGTTGCTCCGTTTGCGCCAAAAACTTCACTCAGCGATCCAGTTTGAACGTGCACATGCGCAaccacactggagaaaaacctttcagttgttcgGTTTGCGCCGCCAAATTTGTTCAGCTCATCAGTTTGAATACACACATGCAGTCTCACACCGGAGAAAGACCGTTCAACTGTTTGGTTTGTGATAAAAGCTTTGGTCGCAAGTATTGTCTGAAAGTGCACATGCTCACTCACACTTGAGGGGGAAACCTtttgtggagttttaaccaggaaatAATATCTTGTTCAAACAATCTGGCAAgtctgcatttaaaaaaatgcaaaaggAAATACAAATAATTGAAATAAAACCGACTTCGAGCAGCTGCTGGGCAGTGAAGGCATACATCAGAATTTAGTGTGGATTGTTCATGTTGGATTTTGGGACTATTCATTTTCTGTGCCCTCCGCTCAGTTTTAAGTGGACACATTTGgtcatgaatcaatcaatcaatgtttatttatatagccccaaatcacaaatgtctcaaaggactgcacaaatcattacgactacaacatcctcggaagaacccacaaaagggcaaggaaaactcacac harbors:
- the LOC133563524 gene encoding zinc finger protein 664-like; the encoded protein is MLRELVKERLVAAAEEIFALFEGAMTSYEEELSRTREEKERLRQQLQFACKTRLVSQIEDEEEHPHRSQRGAYTFKQEEPQPPHIKEEEEELSISQEEECGPEEADLTKLQLRVISVKTEDREEKPPESSQPRRSPSEENAGAEPPGCSSSRPVTTEAEASNRDGNGAQEPLSNDTYRDGDLRTQTDDKASKCCKKRRGKKCLTCPLCGKHFSYECDLTQHMRTHTAEKPFKCPVCSRGFTQKIKMKSHMRNVHAEKIYSCSVCREEFFFKIQLTRHLKHHKEIPVSCSVCGEIFPRGADLVSHVAIHENETSFKCSVCDKSFSTLAQFDTHVRTHTRERPSCSLCAKTFCNRDSLKSHMKTHTKEKPFRCSVCAKNFTQRSSLNVHMRNHTGEKPFSCSVCAAKFVQLISLNTHMQSHTGERPFNCLVCDKSFGRKYCLKVHMLTHT